A genomic window from Herbiconiux aconitum includes:
- a CDS encoding YihY/virulence factor BrkB family protein, which produces MGEDPTLRDRLEQHFEEPIARVTTITQHTLALFPTRVWRRFLAGNGFLLSSGMSYQALFAVFAAVYIVFAGAGIWLTGSPETMDALIQLINTYVPGLIGTDGSPGVISADDLTTVTGSSMSVLTVTGIAAFVVLVWTAIGWITYSRMAVRAIFGLPKDHRSYVLLKARDFLVALVLGAALFAAAVLSVASTAAIDWLLSLLDEPLKDWSSLLVGAAGLAVVYLIDMIALMVLFRFLADAHLTIKRMSGGALLGGAALLLLQVLGGQLLGGATRNPLLSTFVVFIALLLWFRLTSIVTLVAASWIAVAVEDRGQSLYEPTPEEQAALEHDALVLAAQVRLRQATQAFEAASWWRRPAARWRRDAAEEELESLQHPPPPTATLR; this is translated from the coding sequence ATGGGCGAAGACCCGACCCTCCGCGACCGCCTCGAACAGCACTTCGAAGAGCCGATCGCCCGAGTCACCACGATCACCCAGCACACGCTCGCACTCTTTCCTACACGGGTGTGGCGGCGCTTCCTCGCCGGCAACGGATTCCTGCTCTCGTCGGGCATGAGCTATCAGGCGCTGTTCGCCGTGTTCGCGGCCGTGTACATCGTGTTCGCCGGCGCGGGCATCTGGTTGACCGGCTCTCCCGAGACGATGGATGCCCTCATCCAGTTGATCAACACCTACGTGCCCGGCCTCATCGGCACCGACGGTTCGCCCGGTGTCATCTCGGCCGACGACCTCACCACCGTCACCGGCTCGAGCATGTCGGTGCTCACCGTCACGGGCATCGCCGCGTTCGTCGTGCTGGTCTGGACCGCCATCGGCTGGATCACGTACTCCCGCATGGCCGTGCGGGCCATCTTCGGCCTCCCGAAGGATCACCGCTCGTACGTTCTGTTGAAGGCGCGCGACTTCCTCGTGGCCCTGGTGCTCGGCGCGGCCCTGTTCGCCGCCGCCGTGCTGAGCGTCGCGAGCACCGCCGCCATCGACTGGCTGCTCTCCCTGCTCGACGAACCCCTCAAGGACTGGTCGTCGCTCCTCGTGGGCGCCGCAGGCCTGGCGGTGGTGTACCTGATCGACATGATCGCGCTGATGGTGCTGTTCCGCTTTCTCGCCGACGCCCACCTGACGATCAAGCGGATGTCGGGCGGAGCCCTTCTCGGCGGTGCGGCCCTGCTCCTGCTGCAGGTGCTCGGCGGGCAGCTGCTCGGCGGGGCGACGCGCAACCCGTTGCTGTCGACCTTCGTGGTGTTCATCGCGCTGCTGCTCTGGTTTCGGCTCACGAGCATCGTGACGCTGGTGGCGGCGTCGTGGATCGCGGTGGCCGTCGAGGATCGGGGTCAGTCGCTCTACGAGCCGACCCCCGAGGAGCAGGCTGCGCTCGAACACGACGCTCTCGTGCTCGCCGCCCAGGTGCGTCTCCGCCAGGCCACCCAGGCGTTCGAGGCCGCGTCGTGGTGGCGGCGACCCGCTGCCCGCTGGCGTCGCGATGCTGCGGAAGAGGAACTCGAGTCGCTGCAGCACCCGCCCCCGCCGACCGCCACCCTCCGCTAG
- a CDS encoding exodeoxyribonuclease III, with product MRVATWNVNSIRARVGRVVDWLVREDVDVLAMQEIKCKESQFPFEAFHDAGYEVVLHGLNQWNGVAFASRLPMTEMANTFTGMPGFGKPLDDGMLPLEARALGVTVDGVRLWSLYVPNGRMLDDPHYVYKLAWLKDLAEQTKAWLAAHPTQPLALMGDWNIAPLDTDVWDLSFFEGATHVSPPERAAFAEFEQIGLTDVVRPLVPTGYTYWDYKQLRFPRNEGMRIDFIMGSHPFAELVTAARIDRNERKGDAPSDHVPVVVDLDLPATAEEDDDRPMIFG from the coding sequence ATGCGTGTTGCCACTTGGAATGTGAACTCGATCCGTGCGCGAGTGGGGCGGGTGGTCGACTGGCTGGTGCGCGAAGACGTCGATGTGCTCGCCATGCAGGAGATCAAGTGCAAGGAGTCACAGTTCCCGTTCGAGGCGTTCCACGACGCGGGCTACGAGGTCGTGCTGCACGGGCTGAACCAGTGGAACGGTGTCGCGTTCGCGAGCCGATTGCCGATGACCGAAATGGCGAACACCTTCACCGGCATGCCCGGGTTCGGCAAGCCGCTCGACGACGGCATGTTGCCACTCGAGGCGCGCGCGCTCGGCGTGACGGTCGACGGCGTTCGGCTGTGGAGCCTGTACGTTCCGAACGGCCGGATGCTCGACGACCCCCACTACGTCTACAAGCTCGCCTGGTTGAAAGACCTCGCCGAGCAGACGAAGGCCTGGCTGGCCGCCCACCCCACGCAGCCGCTGGCCCTGATGGGCGACTGGAACATCGCGCCCCTCGACACGGATGTCTGGGACCTCTCGTTCTTCGAGGGCGCCACCCACGTCTCGCCGCCCGAGCGCGCGGCGTTCGCGGAGTTCGAGCAGATCGGGCTTACGGATGTCGTGCGCCCTCTCGTGCCGACCGGCTACACCTATTGGGACTACAAGCAGCTCCGCTTCCCCCGCAACGAGGGCATGCGCATCGACTTCATCATGGGATCCCACCCCTTCGCCGAGCTGGTGACGGCAGCCCGCATCGACCGCAACGAGCGCAAGGGCGACGCTCCCTCCGATCATGTGCCGGTCGTGGTCGACCTCGACCTGCCGGCCACTGCCGAAGAAGATGACGATCGCCCGATGATCTTCGGTTAG
- a CDS encoding cell wall-binding repeat-containing protein has protein sequence MRASISARGRVAVGLAIALALIANAATNSASAAAPALGTTAVASVDSGGAAVTAASSAISANGRFIAFVTSATVTGVPSGNRLQIYVRDLQNETTRLVTRDFEHPDRAGNEISFDPVISADGRFVAFASKATNISTDVRSTSVNSQVYVNDADSGTTRLVSVNASHTDGGDALSGKPSISGDGSRVLFESWAGDLVAGLSSPGQQVYAALTATSAVALVSRAGLSGAPANNGAFAGSLSADGTTAAFTSASSNMTPDDTHGNLQIYVRNLMSGANQLVSAGAHGGGAGGQSYGPSLSADGRKVAYASRAKDLTGAVLDPGLLDQVFVRDLGASVQSTLVSVDVDGSPGNNESILPAISADGFSTSFTSLADHLIEPRSTTGHQIYHRDLRKQTTVLVSSMVAEPSKRGDQRSYGSAISGDGRLIAFVSESSGLTTSNVPAGSAVAYVRAIDGPKVIRVSGADRYEVSANVSVDGQKAGVPVVYVASGQVYPDALAASAAAGIQGAPVLLATHDTVPAAVLTELARLRPGKIIVLGGTNTISAAVEAQLKAYSLSVNRIAGANRFEVAVGVSKALIPTRAPVAYVASGEVFPDALAGAAAAGHFGGPILLVSKNSVPDVVSDELRRILPTRIVVLGGSTTISDGVVASLGAIASTSRIGGPDRFAVAAAASADAFPTGALTVYVASGTVFADALSGGAAAIVRKGPVLLVTAESIPAPIAAELDRLNPTTIVLLGGTTSVSSGVQAALERFLARDR, from the coding sequence ATGCGTGCAAGCATCTCGGCCCGCGGTCGCGTTGCAGTCGGCTTGGCCATCGCGTTGGCCCTGATCGCGAACGCCGCAACGAACAGTGCATCGGCCGCAGCGCCCGCCCTCGGAACCACCGCCGTCGCCAGTGTCGACTCGGGCGGCGCCGCCGTGACAGCAGCATCTTCGGCGATCTCGGCGAATGGCCGATTTATTGCCTTCGTGACATCCGCCACGGTCACGGGGGTACCGTCCGGAAACAGGCTGCAGATCTATGTCAGAGACCTGCAGAACGAGACGACGCGGCTCGTGACGAGGGACTTCGAGCACCCGGATCGCGCCGGCAATGAGATTTCGTTCGACCCGGTGATCTCCGCGGACGGGCGGTTCGTCGCTTTCGCGTCGAAGGCGACGAACATCTCGACGGATGTGCGGTCGACGAGTGTGAACAGCCAGGTCTACGTGAATGATGCTGATTCCGGCACGACGCGTCTGGTGAGCGTGAACGCGTCGCACACGGATGGCGGCGATGCCCTCAGTGGCAAGCCTTCGATCTCGGGCGACGGCAGCCGAGTCCTCTTCGAGTCGTGGGCCGGCGACCTCGTGGCGGGACTGTCCAGCCCCGGTCAGCAGGTCTACGCAGCCCTGACAGCAACATCTGCGGTCGCGCTGGTCAGCCGGGCGGGACTGTCGGGCGCACCGGCGAACAACGGCGCATTCGCCGGATCCCTGTCTGCCGATGGAACGACGGCGGCGTTTACCTCAGCGAGTTCGAACATGACGCCCGACGACACGCACGGGAATTTGCAGATCTATGTGCGAAATCTCATGTCGGGCGCGAATCAGCTCGTCAGCGCAGGGGCCCATGGAGGCGGCGCAGGCGGTCAGTCGTATGGACCGTCGTTGTCGGCCGACGGGCGGAAGGTCGCCTACGCGTCGCGGGCGAAAGATCTCACCGGTGCCGTTCTCGATCCCGGGCTTCTCGATCAGGTCTTCGTTCGCGACTTGGGGGCATCGGTGCAATCGACCCTGGTCAGCGTTGACGTCGACGGGTCGCCTGGAAACAATGAGTCCATCCTTCCGGCGATCTCCGCCGACGGCTTCTCGACGTCGTTCACGTCGCTCGCCGATCATCTCATCGAGCCTCGCTCGACCACCGGGCATCAGATCTACCATCGAGATCTGCGAAAGCAGACGACTGTCCTCGTCAGTTCGATGGTGGCGGAGCCGTCGAAGCGCGGCGACCAGCGGTCGTACGGGTCGGCGATCTCGGGCGACGGGAGACTCATCGCTTTCGTCAGCGAGTCGTCCGGGCTGACGACGAGCAACGTACCCGCCGGAAGCGCCGTCGCTTACGTTCGTGCGATCGACGGCCCGAAGGTGATTCGGGTCAGCGGGGCCGACCGCTACGAAGTGTCCGCCAACGTGTCCGTCGACGGTCAGAAGGCCGGAGTGCCCGTCGTCTACGTCGCTTCAGGTCAGGTGTACCCCGATGCGCTCGCGGCTTCGGCCGCGGCGGGAATCCAGGGCGCACCAGTGCTGCTCGCAACTCACGACACCGTCCCGGCGGCGGTCCTGACTGAACTCGCCCGGTTGCGGCCGGGCAAGATCATCGTGCTCGGCGGCACGAACACGATTTCGGCGGCCGTCGAAGCGCAGCTCAAAGCCTACTCCCTGTCGGTCAACCGGATCGCGGGGGCCAATCGATTCGAGGTCGCCGTCGGTGTCTCGAAGGCCCTCATCCCCACTCGTGCGCCGGTAGCGTACGTGGCATCAGGGGAGGTGTTCCCTGATGCGCTCGCGGGTGCAGCGGCGGCCGGGCACTTCGGCGGGCCGATTCTGCTCGTCTCCAAGAACAGCGTTCCCGATGTGGTGAGCGACGAATTGCGACGGATCCTGCCCACGCGGATCGTGGTGCTCGGCGGGTCGACCACGATCTCCGATGGGGTCGTCGCCAGCCTCGGCGCGATCGCATCGACCAGTCGAATCGGAGGGCCCGACCGATTCGCGGTCGCGGCGGCGGCCTCCGCCGATGCCTTCCCCACCGGCGCCTTGACCGTGTACGTCGCGTCGGGCACCGTCTTCGCCGATGCCCTGTCCGGCGGTGCCGCGGCAATCGTCCGAAAGGGCCCGGTGCTGCTCGTCACGGCCGAGAGTATCCCCGCACCGATCGCTGCCGAACTGGACAGACTGAATCCCACCACGATCGTCTTGCTCGGCGGCACCACGAGTGTGTCCAGCGGCGTGCAAGCCGCGCTGGAGCGGTTCCTGGCCCGGGATCGATGA
- a CDS encoding amino acid transporter translates to MTPGVPREAPAADPRARARLRRWLTVGLTDNTGRHPGPGAARPEKTHSWWRVMCLTGVDYFSTLGYQPAIAALAAGLLSPVATIILVLVTLAGALPVYRRVARESFRGEGSIAMLERLLPWWGGKLVVLVLLGFAATDFMITITLSAADATAHAIENPFAPSWFEGQQVIITLVLIAALAVVFLRGFKEAINIAVVLVAVFLLLNAVVIVVSLTHVAENPLVIDDWWSALTASHGNPLVMVGIALIAFPKLALGLSGFETGVAVMPQITGSPGDEQSYPKKRIQGARRLLTTAALIMSAFLITSSVVTTLLIPQAAFQAGGPANGRALAYLAHEYLGEVFGTVYDISTIAILWFAGASAMAGLLNLVPRYLPRYGMAPHWAGLVRPLVLVFTTIAVIITLWFGANVDAQAGAYATGVLVLITSASVAVTLSAVRKKQRAAAVGFAVVSVVFLYTTIANIIERPDGVRIAALFIIGIIVVSIISRVQRSFQLRATSVTLDPAAVDFVLTDADEYDSIRIIANEPDDGSRREYSQKIAEERRDSGIPQRSPVIFLEVYQSDSSDFEEDLVVRGETAHGYRILRVTSGNIPNTIATVLLEIRDITGVVPNIYFEWTEGSPISNMFKYLVTGTGEVAPVTREVLRRAERDRRHRPEVHVS, encoded by the coding sequence ATGACACCGGGTGTGCCGCGCGAGGCCCCGGCCGCCGACCCGCGTGCGAGGGCGCGCCTGCGCCGCTGGCTCACCGTCGGCCTCACCGACAACACCGGCCGCCACCCGGGCCCGGGCGCGGCGCGACCGGAGAAGACGCACTCCTGGTGGCGCGTCATGTGCCTCACCGGCGTCGACTACTTCTCCACCCTCGGCTACCAGCCCGCCATCGCCGCCCTCGCGGCCGGGCTGCTGAGCCCGGTCGCCACCATCATCCTCGTGCTCGTCACGCTCGCCGGCGCGCTCCCCGTCTATCGCCGGGTGGCTCGCGAGAGCTTCCGTGGCGAGGGCTCGATCGCCATGCTCGAGCGACTTCTCCCCTGGTGGGGAGGCAAACTGGTGGTGCTGGTGCTGCTCGGCTTCGCCGCCACCGACTTCATGATCACCATCACGCTCTCCGCCGCGGATGCCACGGCGCACGCCATCGAGAACCCTTTCGCCCCGAGTTGGTTCGAAGGCCAGCAGGTCATCATCACCCTCGTGCTGATCGCCGCCCTCGCCGTCGTCTTCCTGCGCGGCTTCAAAGAGGCCATCAACATCGCCGTCGTTCTCGTGGCGGTCTTCCTCCTGCTGAACGCCGTCGTCATCGTGGTGAGCCTCACCCACGTCGCCGAGAACCCGCTCGTCATCGACGACTGGTGGAGCGCACTCACGGCCAGCCACGGCAACCCCTTGGTGATGGTCGGAATCGCTCTCATCGCCTTCCCGAAGCTCGCCCTCGGCCTCTCCGGCTTCGAGACCGGAGTGGCTGTGATGCCGCAGATCACGGGCAGCCCGGGCGACGAACAGAGCTACCCGAAGAAGCGCATCCAGGGCGCCCGACGTCTCCTCACCACCGCCGCACTCATCATGAGCGCGTTCCTCATCACGTCGAGCGTCGTCACGACCCTGCTCATCCCGCAGGCGGCCTTCCAGGCCGGCGGCCCCGCCAACGGCCGAGCCCTCGCCTACCTCGCCCACGAATACCTCGGCGAGGTCTTCGGCACGGTCTACGACATCAGTACCATCGCCATCCTCTGGTTCGCCGGGGCCTCCGCCATGGCCGGACTCCTCAACCTCGTTCCGCGGTACCTCCCCCGCTACGGCATGGCCCCGCACTGGGCCGGACTCGTGCGCCCGCTCGTGCTCGTGTTCACCACGATCGCCGTCATCATCACGCTCTGGTTCGGCGCGAACGTCGACGCCCAGGCCGGGGCCTACGCCACCGGCGTGCTCGTGCTCATCACCTCGGCATCCGTCGCCGTCACCCTCTCCGCCGTGCGCAAGAAGCAACGCGCCGCCGCCGTCGGTTTCGCGGTGGTGTCGGTGGTCTTCCTCTACACGACCATCGCGAACATCATCGAACGACCGGATGGCGTGCGCATCGCCGCCCTGTTCATCATCGGCATCATCGTGGTCTCGATCATCTCGCGGGTGCAGCGCTCGTTCCAGCTGCGCGCCACATCCGTCACCCTCGATCCGGCGGCCGTCGACTTCGTGCTGACGGATGCCGACGAGTACGACTCGATCCGCATCATCGCCAACGAGCCCGACGACGGATCGAGGCGCGAATACAGTCAGAAGATCGCCGAGGAGCGGCGTGACAGCGGCATCCCACAGCGCTCCCCCGTCATCTTCCTCGAGGTCTACCAGTCCGACTCCTCCGATTTCGAGGAAGACCTGGTGGTGCGTGGTGAGACGGCGCACGGCTACCGCATCCTGCGCGTGACGAGCGGCAACATCCCGAACACCATCGCCACCGTGCTGCTCGAGATCCGCGACATCACCGGCGTCGTGCCCAACATCTACTTCGAGTGGACCGAGGGCAGCCCCATCTCCAACATGTTCAAATACCTCGTCACCGGCACCGGAGAGGTCGCTCCCGTGACCCGCGAGGTGCTGCGGCGGGCCGAACGCGACCGGCGACACCGGCCCGAGGTGCATGTCAGCTGA
- the trxA gene encoding thioredoxin — MSTKTLTIENHDETVADGIVLIDFWADWCGPCKQFAPVFEKASNEHGDITFAKVDTEDQRQLAASYGITSIPTLVGYRDGIPIFAQPGALPGQVLEDVISQVRALDMESVKKDYAEAVAKQAAGDGAAETTPAE; from the coding sequence ATGTCCACTAAGACCTTGACCATTGAGAACCACGACGAGACGGTCGCGGACGGCATCGTCCTGATCGACTTCTGGGCCGACTGGTGCGGCCCCTGTAAGCAGTTCGCCCCGGTGTTCGAGAAGGCTTCGAACGAGCACGGCGACATCACCTTCGCGAAGGTCGACACCGAGGATCAGCGCCAGCTCGCCGCGTCGTACGGAATCACCTCCATTCCGACGCTGGTCGGCTACCGTGACGGCATCCCGATCTTCGCGCAGCCCGGCGCCCTCCCCGGCCAGGTGCTCGAAGACGTCATCTCGCAGGTGCGCGCCCTCGACATGGAGTCCGTGAAGAAGGACTACGCCGAGGCCGTCGCCAAGCAGGCCGCCGGTGACGGTGCCGCCGAGACGACTCCCGCGGAGTAA
- a CDS encoding NAD(P)H-dependent oxidoreductase, with protein sequence MTDILVLVGSLRAASTNRQLAEAAVALAPEGANLSIYEGHGALPLYNEDVDVEGQLPAAVVEYRAAIAAADAVLVVTPQHNGTIPANLKNAIDWSSRPYGTSAISGKPVAIIGTAFGEHGGAWAQNEARKAYGIAGARVVESTSVAVPLSVVRFAETHPQDDAEIVEQLNVFLAEFVADLESESEAVAA encoded by the coding sequence ATGACTGACATCCTCGTTCTCGTCGGCAGCCTGCGGGCCGCATCGACCAACCGCCAGCTCGCCGAAGCGGCCGTCGCACTCGCGCCCGAGGGTGCGAACCTCAGCATCTACGAGGGCCACGGCGCCTTGCCGCTCTACAACGAAGACGTCGACGTCGAGGGCCAGCTCCCGGCCGCCGTCGTCGAGTACCGCGCGGCCATCGCTGCCGCTGACGCCGTGCTCGTGGTGACCCCGCAGCACAACGGAACCATCCCCGCCAACCTCAAGAACGCCATCGACTGGTCGTCGCGTCCTTACGGAACGAGCGCCATCTCCGGCAAGCCCGTCGCCATCATCGGCACCGCCTTCGGCGAGCACGGTGGGGCATGGGCGCAGAACGAGGCCCGCAAGGCCTACGGCATCGCCGGCGCACGCGTGGTGGAGAGCACCTCCGTCGCCGTGCCCCTGTCGGTCGTGCGTTTCGCAGAGACCCACCCGCAGGACGACGCGGAGATCGTGGAGCAGCTGAACGTATTCCTCGCGGAGTTCGTCGCCGACCTCGAGTCCGAGTCCGAGGCCGTCGCCGCGTAG
- a CDS encoding TetR/AcrR family transcriptional regulator: MDSPSAPSETVFGLPPSIRPGVSLLGGTPPPERSDAARNRERILAAARVVIARDGIEYLTMDLLATEAGVGKGTIFRRFGSRTGVFRSLLDEAERDFQIRMMAGPPPLGPGADPIERLVAFGRARIEVLTTQGDLLRESEAPPEARYGVPARQVTEVHVMSLLRQAHVDGDLPVLAFNLISMLEAILILPPGAVRGITVPRLADGWEELVRRLVA; the protein is encoded by the coding sequence ATGGACTCGCCGAGCGCCCCCTCCGAGACGGTGTTCGGCCTACCCCCGAGCATCCGGCCTGGCGTGAGCCTGCTGGGAGGAACGCCGCCTCCGGAGCGCTCGGATGCTGCACGCAACCGCGAACGCATCCTCGCCGCCGCCCGCGTGGTCATCGCCCGCGACGGCATCGAGTATCTCACCATGGACCTGCTCGCCACCGAAGCCGGCGTCGGCAAGGGCACCATCTTCCGCCGCTTCGGATCGCGCACGGGCGTGTTCCGGTCGCTGCTCGACGAGGCCGAACGTGACTTCCAGATCCGCATGATGGCCGGCCCACCGCCGCTCGGACCAGGGGCTGATCCGATCGAGCGGCTCGTCGCCTTCGGTCGCGCGCGCATCGAGGTGCTCACCACGCAGGGCGACCTGCTGCGCGAGTCCGAGGCGCCGCCGGAGGCGCGCTACGGCGTGCCGGCCCGCCAGGTGACGGAGGTGCACGTGATGAGCCTGCTGCGGCAGGCCCACGTCGATGGCGATCTGCCCGTACTGGCGTTCAACCTCATCTCGATGCTCGAGGCCATCCTCATCCTTCCGCCCGGCGCCGTGCGCGGCATCACGGTGCCCCGCCTCGCCGACGGCTGGGAGGAGTTGGTGCGCCGCCTCGTCGCCTGA
- a CDS encoding TetR/AcrR family transcriptional regulator, producing the protein MSTTRADAGGSSYHHGNLRPALLERAAQTIETDGVESLSLRQLARDLGVSHAAPGRHFRDKQALLDALAYDGFVALNERLDAALATPGTVGDRLGAMARAHVAFAVERRGLVQVMDATRRSPDVSPRLREVGHAGLAKTADLLRAAQATGEVIGGDPDRLALAAFAAVHGLAALATSHLLDGVPLDEATTATAALVRAGLTAAPAAPTAPPPPTPTPDRAPSLLATRRYSPGHTPEGA; encoded by the coding sequence ATGAGCACGACCCGCGCCGACGCCGGCGGGAGCAGCTACCACCACGGCAATCTGCGCCCGGCCCTGCTCGAACGCGCCGCACAGACGATCGAGACCGACGGCGTCGAGAGCCTCTCGCTGCGGCAGCTGGCCCGCGACCTCGGGGTGAGTCATGCGGCACCGGGGCGGCATTTTCGCGACAAGCAGGCGCTGCTCGACGCACTCGCGTACGACGGCTTCGTGGCCCTGAACGAGCGGCTCGACGCGGCCCTGGCGACTCCGGGCACGGTGGGCGACCGGCTCGGCGCGATGGCGCGCGCTCATGTCGCCTTCGCCGTGGAGCGCAGAGGGCTGGTGCAGGTGATGGACGCCACGAGACGCTCTCCGGATGTGAGCCCGCGGCTGCGCGAGGTCGGTCACGCCGGTCTCGCGAAGACCGCTGATCTCCTCCGTGCCGCCCAGGCCACCGGCGAGGTGATAGGCGGCGACCCCGATCGCCTCGCGCTCGCGGCCTTCGCCGCCGTGCACGGTCTGGCGGCTCTGGCCACGAGCCACCTGCTCGACGGCGTGCCGCTCGACGAGGCCACGACAGCCACGGCCGCACTCGTCCGCGCGGGCCTCACAGCCGCCCCGGCCGCGCCGACCGCCCCGCCCCCGCCCACTCCCACGCCTGACCGCGCGCCATCCCTCCTCGCGACTCGCCGATATTCGCCAGGACACACCCCCGAGGGAGCGTGA
- a CDS encoding DUF6328 family protein: protein MTDPKHATPSHSTPEVTGRIDAVPGDGRDETENERLDRNWNEMLQELRVIQTGTQILTGFLLAAVFQSRFEELDDYQRTVYLCLVVTSTLTTVFGLTPVSLHRALFRQRKKAQVVRVTDRILTFTMIGVALTLAGTGMLIFDFVLGRVGGIVVGAVILLVVAGLWIVVPRIVRHSVHIEPRA, encoded by the coding sequence ATGACCGACCCGAAGCACGCGACCCCCTCCCACTCGACGCCCGAGGTGACCGGACGCATAGACGCCGTGCCGGGCGACGGCCGCGACGAGACCGAGAACGAACGACTCGACCGCAACTGGAACGAGATGCTCCAGGAGCTGCGGGTCATTCAGACGGGAACGCAGATTCTCACCGGCTTCCTGCTCGCGGCAGTGTTCCAGTCGCGGTTCGAGGAGCTCGACGACTACCAGCGCACCGTGTACCTCTGCCTCGTGGTGACGTCGACCCTCACCACCGTCTTCGGCCTGACGCCGGTGAGCCTGCACCGCGCCCTGTTCCGGCAGCGGAAGAAGGCGCAGGTCGTGCGGGTGACCGACCGCATCCTGACCTTCACGATGATCGGGGTCGCTCTCACGCTCGCCGGCACGGGCATGCTCATCTTCGACTTCGTGCTCGGGCGCGTGGGTGGGATCGTGGTCGGGGCCGTCATCTTGCTCGTAGTGGCCGGGTTGTGGATCGTGGTGCCGCGGATCGTGCGCCACTCGGTGCACATCGAGCCGCGCGCCTGA
- a CDS encoding AEC family transporter, with product MLGVLTGFGIIGFVILVGYVLQRWHVLPPTTGLVLNRVAFFVAMPALLFTVLARSHPAAIFSMPTLASLSAIVVAAVLYIVASRIWFRQSFAETTVGTAGASYVNANNIGLPVATYVLGSPQLVVPVLLLQLILMAPALLAVLDISSRGSASVRSIVTQPLRNPIIIASLAGILVAVFGLQIPDAVMAPFELIGGAAVPMVLLAFGISLVGQRPLQPGTGRRAIVVASTIKIVIMPLVAYVFGRFVFQLDPEHLFGVVALAALPTAQNIYNYAARYERGVVLARDTVLITTIGAVPVLVVVAALLAP from the coding sequence ATGCTGGGGGTGCTGACCGGATTCGGGATCATCGGGTTCGTGATCCTCGTGGGCTACGTGCTGCAGCGCTGGCACGTGCTGCCCCCGACGACGGGGCTGGTGCTCAACCGGGTGGCCTTCTTCGTGGCGATGCCCGCGTTGTTGTTCACGGTGCTCGCTCGCTCGCATCCGGCCGCCATCTTCTCGATGCCGACCCTCGCGTCGCTCTCGGCGATCGTGGTGGCGGCGGTGCTGTACATCGTGGCTTCGCGGATCTGGTTCCGCCAGTCGTTCGCCGAGACCACCGTGGGAACCGCGGGCGCCTCCTACGTGAACGCGAACAACATCGGGCTGCCGGTCGCCACCTACGTGCTCGGTAGCCCGCAGCTCGTGGTGCCCGTGCTGCTGCTTCAGCTGATTCTGATGGCGCCGGCCCTGCTCGCCGTGCTCGACATCAGCTCGCGCGGATCGGCGTCGGTGCGCTCGATCGTGACGCAGCCGCTCCGCAACCCGATCATCATCGCCTCGCTCGCGGGGATTCTGGTGGCGGTGTTCGGACTGCAGATTCCGGATGCGGTGATGGCGCCTTTCGAGCTGATCGGCGGGGCCGCGGTGCCGATGGTGCTGCTGGCATTCGGCATCTCGCTGGTGGGCCAGCGGCCACTGCAACCCGGCACCGGGAGGCGCGCGATCGTGGTGGCCAGCACCATCAAGATCGTCATCATGCCTCTGGTGGCATATGTCTTCGGACGCTTCGTCTTCCAGCTCGATCCGGAGCACCTGTTCGGCGTGGTGGCGCTCGCCGCACTGCCCACCGCGCAGAACATCTACAACTACGCGGCGCGGTATGAGCGCGGAGTCGTGCTCGCGCGCGACACGGTGCTCATCACCACGATCGGCGCGGTGCCGGTGCTGGTGGTGGTGGCGGCGCTGCTGGCGCCGTGA